TTGGAATCAAGCGAGGAATGGAGCGGGCGTTACCGCCATGTTCAGTATGATCTTGCCGACCTGAATGGGATCGATGATTTGATTACACGCATATTGGACCAAATACCTTCTCAGGAAGCTGAATTCATTGGACTCATTAATAATGCAGCGATGCTGGAGCCTCTAAAACCTATCGATCAGTGCAGTGCGGAAGAGATAAGTCAAAGTCTCAACATCAGTCTCGCAGCACCAATGATATTGAGTTCATCTTTTATTCAACAAACAAATCACCTGTCCGCCAGACGTAAAATTGTTAATCTCTCATCGGGTTCGGGAAGTTATCCCGCGCCTTCAATGGCAGTGTACTGTACATCCAAGGCAGGCATGAACATGTTCACCCAATGCGTATCTTTGGAACAAACGGGCCAACAGAACCCTGTTGAGATTATTGCTTTTGATCCGGGGATGGTCGATACGGAATTGCAGGCTGTTGCACGAGGCAAAAGTGCAGAGGAGTTCGCCCTTGCAGGTATGTTCAATCAAGTATATGAAGCAGGACAATTAAGATCGCCACGAGACGTAGCGATGCAGTTGATCGAGCGGATGGACGAAAACAGTGATGCAAGCCACGTTATACACACTGTTGAGAGCTAATATGATATACGATACTTCTTTCAGCTCGTTTTCTTACGAAGTATGGATACCTTTTGATATAAGCCCAACTTCCCTGTACACTGGAATCAGCGATCGGAAATACGATTCGTAACGGTAAAGGTAATCCTGCAACAACGGAGTCTAATTACCTTATTCAACCTAGAAGATCAGAAACGTGGTGAGGTCTCTTGTTTAAAATTATGCTCATTGAAGACGACGAATCGTTATTCAATGAAATCAAGGAACGTTTGTCCCAATGGTCGTATGATGTGTATGGTGTGCAAGACTTTGGCAAGGTATTGCAGGAGTACAGCGTAATTCAGCCACAAATGGTCATTATTGATATTCAATTACCACAATATGACGGGTTCCATTGGTGCCGGATCATTCGTTCGCACTCCAATGTGCCGATTATCTTTTTGTCCTCACGGGATCATCCTGCGGATATGGTCATGTCCATGCATTTGGGTGCAGACGATTTTATCCAGAAGCCTTTTCACTTCGAAGTATTGATTGCCAAGATCCAAGCGACTTTACGGAGGGTGTACAACTATAACACAGATCATACTGAACTCCGAACCTGGCGTGGTGCTGCTATTGAATATGTGAAAAATACACTGACCTGCGGGGATGAATCTGTTCTGTTAACCAAAAATGAGATGTTCATCCTTAAAGTGCTGGTCGAGCACAAAAATCAGATTGTTACCCGTGAGGAACTCATCCGGAGCTTGTGGGATCATGAGCATTTCGTGAGTGACAATACGCTAACAGTTAACGTTAATCGGTTACGGAAGAAACTTGAACCCATCGGCTTGGAGCGGTACATTGAAACCAAAGTAGGGCAGGGGTACATGGCAACGGAAGAGGCAGAAGCATGATCGGAAAGTACATACGAGAAAGGGCTAGTTGGTTATGGCTACTGGTAAGCATGCAACTTATTATTTTATTGGTGGCCTACCTGGACTCGTCCATTCCATTCCAATCTGTGGTGTATATCGTAGGACTGAATGTGGTGGTATGCCTTGTTTTTATCTGGGCGAGATACCTGAAAGAGACCCGTTTCTATAAAAAGTTGAGCATCTGGGATCATACCTATGATCTGGGAGAACTTGATATCGCCGAAAGTCCATATGAGCAGCTTGTACATGAGGCCGTCAGTTCCCAGACACAGCGGTATCGTAAGGAGTCTTCACATCATTTTATCGCTCTGGAACAGGAGAAGGACGAGATGTTGTCCTGGATTCATGAGGTGAAGACCCCACTGACTGCGTTGCAACTGATGATCGAGCGCTTGCCAGATGACAAGTTACAGAGCCAAATGACATATGAATGGTTACGAATTCATCAGTTGCTGGATCAGCAGCTTCATCAGAAGCGTATTCCGTTCATGCATAATGATCTGTTCATCGAAGAGACGGAACTTGAACCGGTATTGAATAGTGAGATACGAGCACTGAAATCGTGGTGCATTTCCAAAGGCATTGGCTTTGATGTGTCTTTAATGGTATCGCGCGTGCTCACAGACAGCAAATGGTTAGGCTTTATCCTCCGGCAGTTGTTGAGCAATGCGGTGAAATATAGCGATTCATCGGACATCCTCATTGAAAGTCGGGAACAGGATGAACACATCATACTCATGATTCAGGATCACGGGCGAGGGATTGAGACTCAAGATCTGCCGCGTATATTTGATAAAGGTTTTACGTCCACCCGAGGCAGAATGGATGGAGCGGCTACCGGAATGGGGCTGTATCTGGTTCGTCAGGTGGTCCAGACGCTTCATATGAACATTCATGTAGAATCTTCTCTTGGCGAGGGCACAACCGTCACACTTACTTTTCCGCGAAAAAACGACATGGTGCATCTTGCAGGCGTGTGACAACAATGTCACATGCTTTTTGGTTTTGTTCGGTGAATCACACGATAACACTGCACATTCCGCCTATGATATAGACATGAGCATTTTGCAGAAGATCTAAGAGGAGTGAGTGTAATATGTGGATACTGGAAGCCAAAAAAATTCATAAAGTCTATGGTAATAAACTGAATAAACAGGAAGTGCTGAAGGGGATTGATCTTGGGGTAAGTAAGGGAGAGTTTGTAGGTATTATGGGGCCTTCGGGTTCAGGCAAAACGACACTGCTTAACGTACTTTCCTCCATCGATCGGGTGAGCCAGGGCACGATTGATATTGAGGGCAAGGAATTCACCGGAATGAAGGAGAAACAGCTGGCTGAATTTCGCAAACATCATCTGGGCTTTATTTTTCAGGAATACAATCTTCTGGATACCCTTACGGTAAAGGAAAATGTATTATTACCGCTCTCGATCACGAGCATTCCAAAACAGGAGGCACACCGGAGATTTGAACAGATCGCGCGTGAACTGGGAATCTACGAATTGAAAGACAAGTATCCATCTGAGATTTCAGGGGGTCAGAAGCAGCGGACTTCGGCAGCACGAGCATTTGTCCACGAGCCGAGTATCATTTTTGCGGATGAGCCGACAGGAGCGCTGGATTCCAAGTCCGCTTCGGATCTGCTCGGCAAGTTAAGTGATATGAACAGCGCCCGCAAGGCGACTATTATTATGGTTACCCATGATCCGGTTGCCGCAAGTTATTGCAGCAGAGTGATCTTCATTCGAGACGGTCAGATCTACACCCAGTTGAATAAAGGAGACGAGTCACGGCAATCGTTCTTCAACGATATTATCAAAACCCAGGGCGTATTGGGTGGTGTGCAGCAATGAGCTTGAATTATATTATCTTCCGCAATCTCAGAAAAAATCTAAAGAATTATTATCTCTATGTATTTGCGCTTGTGTTCAGTGTGGCCTTGTATTTTTCCTTTGTGACGTTACAGTATGATCCTTCCATGGATGAGGTAGCTGCTTCAACGAAAGGTGCGGCGGCTATAGGCGCGTCTTCGGTACTGTTAATCGTCATTGTCGGCATCTTTTTGCTCTATGCCAATACGATCTTTATCAAGCGGCGCAGCAAAGAAATTGGATTATTTCAATTGATCGGACTGACGAAAGGCAGAATTTTTGGTATTTTGAGTGCGGAGAACAGTATCCTTTATTTTGGCTCCATGGCTATCGGTGTGTTAATTGGGTTTCTTGCGTCCAAGCTGGTATTGATGATATTGTTCAAAATTCTCGGTGTGGATGCGATTACAAAACTGTACTTCTCTCCGATGGCACTGATGCAAACGGTGATTGTCTTTACGATGATCTATTTGCTCATCATGCTGATGAACTACACTTTTATCAAGAGACAGAGCATTCTTTCACTCTTTCGGGTGTCGGCCACTTCGGAGCAGCAGGTGCAGAAGATGTCTGTCGGACAGATGATTGTTGGCGTCTTGGGCATTGCTCTGATTATGTATGGATACTTCATGTCTGCACGGCTGTTCAGCGGTGAGGAAATGGATATGCAGAAGTTGATGTATACGATGATTCTGATTCTCTTCTCGGTCATACTGGGGACATACCTGTTCTATAAGGGGTCGGTAAGTTTTATCTTTAATC
This Paenibacillus xylanexedens DNA region includes the following protein-coding sequences:
- a CDS encoding SDR family NAD(P)-dependent oxidoreductase; the encoded protein is MGTETETGRRHFIITGTSKGIGLQLAELLLAKGDYVYGISRGGSDLLESSEEWSGRYRHVQYDLADLNGIDDLITRILDQIPSQEAEFIGLINNAAMLEPLKPIDQCSAEEISQSLNISLAAPMILSSSFIQQTNHLSARRKIVNLSSGSGSYPAPSMAVYCTSKAGMNMFTQCVSLEQTGQQNPVEIIAFDPGMVDTELQAVARGKSAEEFALAGMFNQVYEAGQLRSPRDVAMQLIERMDENSDASHVIHTVES
- a CDS encoding response regulator transcription factor; this translates as MFKIMLIEDDESLFNEIKERLSQWSYDVYGVQDFGKVLQEYSVIQPQMVIIDIQLPQYDGFHWCRIIRSHSNVPIIFLSSRDHPADMVMSMHLGADDFIQKPFHFEVLIAKIQATLRRVYNYNTDHTELRTWRGAAIEYVKNTLTCGDESVLLTKNEMFILKVLVEHKNQIVTREELIRSLWDHEHFVSDNTLTVNVNRLRKKLEPIGLERYIETKVGQGYMATEEAEA
- a CDS encoding sensor histidine kinase gives rise to the protein MIGKYIRERASWLWLLVSMQLIILLVAYLDSSIPFQSVVYIVGLNVVVCLVFIWARYLKETRFYKKLSIWDHTYDLGELDIAESPYEQLVHEAVSSQTQRYRKESSHHFIALEQEKDEMLSWIHEVKTPLTALQLMIERLPDDKLQSQMTYEWLRIHQLLDQQLHQKRIPFMHNDLFIEETELEPVLNSEIRALKSWCISKGIGFDVSLMVSRVLTDSKWLGFILRQLLSNAVKYSDSSDILIESREQDEHIILMIQDHGRGIETQDLPRIFDKGFTSTRGRMDGAATGMGLYLVRQVVQTLHMNIHVESSLGEGTTVTLTFPRKNDMVHLAGV
- a CDS encoding ABC transporter ATP-binding protein, which codes for MWILEAKKIHKVYGNKLNKQEVLKGIDLGVSKGEFVGIMGPSGSGKTTLLNVLSSIDRVSQGTIDIEGKEFTGMKEKQLAEFRKHHLGFIFQEYNLLDTLTVKENVLLPLSITSIPKQEAHRRFEQIARELGIYELKDKYPSEISGGQKQRTSAARAFVHEPSIIFADEPTGALDSKSASDLLGKLSDMNSARKATIIMVTHDPVAASYCSRVIFIRDGQIYTQLNKGDESRQSFFNDIIKTQGVLGGVQQ